One window from the genome of Oceanisphaera sp. IT1-181 encodes:
- the cyoD gene encoding cytochrome o ubiquinol oxidase subunit IV: MNSGMSNHHDTAADHGSVSSYLTGFVLSILLTAMPFWAVMTGQMSNSQTLLVVVGLAIVQIFVHLKYFLHLSFKPNSRANTVAFLFSALIIIMVVGLSVWIIISSNEMMM, encoded by the coding sequence ATGAATAGCGGCATGAGCAATCATCATGATACAGCAGCCGATCACGGCAGTGTGTCTTCTTACCTAACAGGCTTTGTGCTGTCGATTTTGTTAACCGCGATGCCATTTTGGGCGGTAATGACCGGGCAAATGAGCAACAGCCAAACGCTGTTGGTGGTAGTGGGTTTGGCGATAGTGCAAATCTTTGTCCACCTTAAGTACTTCTTGCACCTGAGCTTTAAGCCCAACAGCCGCGCCAATACGGTGGCATTTTTGTTCTCCGCCTTGATTATTATCATGGTGGTGGGCTTGTCGGTGTGGATCATCATTAGCTCTAACGAAATGATGATGTAA
- a CDS encoding helix-turn-helix transcriptional regulator, giving the protein MDLIFTKPSEIVELLCQRLRKERLAQKMSQADVAARAGVSVNTLSNLENGQNTSFETLVRIAMVLGRVKELEALFQPKVDSLDDLMRYEASAKRQRIRKKL; this is encoded by the coding sequence ATGGATTTAATCTTTACTAAACCCAGTGAGATCGTCGAGTTACTTTGCCAGCGGCTGCGCAAAGAGCGTTTGGCACAGAAAATGAGCCAAGCAGACGTAGCAGCGCGTGCCGGCGTGAGTGTGAATACCTTATCTAACTTAGAGAATGGTCAAAATACCAGCTTTGAAACGCTAGTCCGTATCGCCATGGTATTAGGTCGAGTTAAAGAACTAGAGGCGCTATTTCAGCCCAAGGTCGACAGCTTAGATGATCTTATGCGCTATGAAGCCAGCGCCAAACGGCAGCGCATTAGAAAGAAGCTTTAA
- the yjjG gene encoding pyrimidine 5'-nucleotidase, protein MRYSWILFDADETLFHFDAFAGLKLMFATFGVNFTVEDYRQYHTLSAPLWVDYQDGAISAAQLQHTRFQAWSERLGVATDILNRDYLVAMAQVSPPLSGAPELISALQGKAKLGIITNGFSAMQQARLIKAGWQQAFDTLVVSEQVGIAKPAAGIFEHAFELMGHPPKEQILMVGDNPHSDILGGINAGIDTCWLNSTGRATPEGIRPHYEVSSLQQLHKLLLG, encoded by the coding sequence ATGCGTTATTCTTGGATTTTATTTGATGCGGACGAAACACTGTTCCATTTCGATGCTTTTGCCGGCTTAAAGCTGATGTTCGCTACTTTTGGCGTGAATTTTACCGTCGAAGATTATCGCCAGTACCACACCTTAAGCGCGCCGCTGTGGGTGGATTATCAAGACGGCGCCATTAGTGCCGCCCAACTGCAGCACACTCGCTTTCAAGCTTGGTCTGAGCGATTAGGCGTTGCCACTGACATTTTAAACCGCGACTATTTAGTGGCCATGGCGCAAGTGTCGCCGCCACTCTCGGGGGCGCCAGAGCTTATCTCGGCGCTGCAAGGCAAAGCCAAATTGGGCATTATTACCAACGGTTTTAGCGCCATGCAGCAAGCCCGTTTAATCAAAGCCGGCTGGCAACAAGCCTTCGATACGCTAGTGGTGTCCGAACAAGTGGGCATCGCCAAGCCCGCCGCCGGCATTTTTGAACATGCCTTCGAGCTCATGGGCCACCCGCCCAAAGAGCAAATCTTGATGGTGGGCGATAACCCGCATTCCGATATTTTAGGCGGCATCAACGCCGGCATAGACACCTGCTGGCTGAACAGCACCGGCCGCGCCACGCCTGAAGGCATACGCCCCCACTATGAAGTCAGCTCATTGCAGCAATTACATAAGTTGTTACTTGGATAA
- a CDS encoding bifunctional allantoicase/(S)-ureidoglycine aminohydrolase — protein MARNTYYAPKGGLPPQTQLIHDRAIFTEAYVVIPKGVMSDIVTSFLPFWDETRLWVIARPLSGFAETFSHYIMEVSPKGGSDKPELDKGAEGVLFVVEGEMTLTLEGKEHQMDLGGYAFLPAGSNWSVRNNSDAPVRFHWVRKAYQFVDGIDAPEAFVTNENDIAPTAMPNTNDAWATTRFTDPTDLRHDMHVNIVTFQPGGVIPFDETHVMEHGLYVLEGKAVYHLNQDWVEVEAGDYMWLRAFCPQACYASGPTRFRYLLYKDVNRHMLLDSSTAYRGR, from the coding sequence ATGGCCCGTAATACCTATTATGCTCCTAAGGGTGGCTTGCCACCTCAGACTCAGCTGATCCACGATCGCGCTATCTTTACCGAAGCCTATGTCGTTATTCCTAAAGGTGTAATGAGCGACATCGTGACTAGCTTCCTGCCTTTCTGGGATGAAACTCGTCTGTGGGTTATCGCACGTCCGTTAAGCGGCTTCGCTGAGACCTTCTCACACTACATCATGGAAGTTTCTCCAAAAGGTGGTAGTGACAAGCCTGAACTGGACAAGGGCGCCGAAGGCGTATTGTTCGTCGTTGAAGGCGAAATGACCCTGACTCTGGAAGGCAAAGAGCACCAGATGGACTTAGGCGGTTACGCTTTCCTGCCAGCCGGTTCTAACTGGAGTGTGCGCAACAACAGCGACGCGCCAGTACGTTTCCATTGGGTACGTAAAGCATACCAATTTGTTGATGGTATCGATGCACCTGAAGCTTTCGTAACTAACGAGAATGACATTGCGCCTACAGCAATGCCAAACACTAACGATGCATGGGCAACCACTCGCTTCACAGATCCAACGGATCTGCGTCACGACATGCACGTAAACATCGTTACGTTCCAGCCAGGCGGCGTTATTCCATTCGACGAAACACACGTTATGGAACACGGTCTGTATGTATTGGAAGGTAAAGCAGTTTACCACCTGAACCAAGACTGGGTTGAAGTTGAAGCCGGCGACTACATGTGGTTGCGCGCCTTCTGCCCACAAGCTTGCTACGCAAGTGGCCCAACTCGCTTCCGTTACTTGCTGTACAAAGACGTTAACCGCCACATGCTGTTAGACTCTTCTACTGCTTACCGCGGTCGTTAG
- a CDS encoding LysE family translocator, translating into MEFSSWLALVAICVVGAMSPGPSLAVVMRNTIRGGRSHGVLTAIGHGTGVGLYALLTALGLALIIANNPLLFNVIRYGGAAFLAWLGVKALLAKRQNVAAAEAHEIAGRQGAFEGFMVAFLNPQLAIFFVALFSQFVHADTDWQQSLIMMLTAGGIDGAWYVLVALVLSRGPVLVWLKEKSVWLDRLSGVVLLGLAIKVVL; encoded by the coding sequence ATGGAATTTTCTAGCTGGTTGGCCTTAGTGGCCATTTGCGTGGTGGGCGCTATGAGCCCAGGCCCAAGCTTAGCCGTGGTGATGCGCAACACCATAAGAGGTGGCCGAAGCCACGGTGTGTTGACCGCCATTGGGCATGGCACGGGTGTGGGTTTATATGCATTGCTAACTGCACTCGGCTTGGCGCTGATTATTGCCAACAATCCGCTGCTGTTTAATGTGATCCGCTACGGCGGTGCCGCTTTCTTGGCGTGGTTAGGCGTGAAAGCCTTGTTGGCCAAGCGTCAGAACGTAGCCGCCGCAGAGGCGCATGAAATCGCCGGTCGCCAAGGTGCCTTCGAGGGTTTTATGGTGGCGTTCTTAAATCCGCAGCTGGCCATTTTTTTCGTGGCGCTGTTTAGCCAATTTGTACATGCAGATACAGATTGGCAGCAAAGCCTGATCATGATGCTGACCGCCGGTGGCATAGACGGCGCTTGGTATGTGTTGGTGGCTTTGGTGTTATCGCGCGGGCCGGTATTGGTCTGGCTAAAAGAGAAGTCGGTGTGGCTAGATAGGCTTAGCGGTGTGGTGCTGTTAGGGCTGGCAATTAAGGTGGTGCTCTAG
- the cyoA gene encoding ubiquinol oxidase subunit II, giving the protein MQNLVIQNLLGRNLFSRNKVFRHLKTALFAGASNLLLAGCQGGVLDPKGQVGVDEKHLIVVATLLMLIVVVPVIFMTLFFAWKYREGRTQEIYAPKWSHSTKIELVVWIIPIIIVVILGVITWRSTHDLDPYKPLVHEKDHITVEVVSLNWKWLFIYPELGVASVNELAFPTDVPVEFKITSDTTMNSFFIPQLGGQIYSMAGMETKLHLIANEAGTYDGYSANYSGEGFSGMQFKAIATPDEAGFDAWVNKLKQSSDTLSPATYAQLAKPSENNPVQYYGQVSSGMFHHILHQFMPSMHDGEKAVAGEQGAHASHAMHDMSDEMTMETEK; this is encoded by the coding sequence ATGCAAAACCTAGTTATACAAAACCTGCTTGGTCGAAACCTGTTTAGTCGAAATAAAGTATTTCGACACCTCAAAACCGCGTTATTTGCCGGTGCTAGCAACCTGCTGTTAGCCGGCTGCCAAGGCGGCGTACTTGATCCTAAGGGCCAAGTAGGCGTCGACGAAAAGCACCTGATCGTGGTTGCCACGCTTCTGATGTTAATTGTGGTGGTGCCGGTTATTTTTATGACGCTGTTTTTCGCGTGGAAATATCGCGAAGGTCGCACTCAGGAAATCTATGCACCTAAGTGGTCGCACTCCACCAAAATCGAGTTAGTGGTGTGGATTATTCCCATCATTATCGTGGTTATTTTAGGCGTCATTACCTGGCGTTCTACTCATGATCTGGACCCTTACAAGCCGCTGGTGCATGAGAAAGATCACATCACAGTGGAAGTGGTCTCACTGAACTGGAAGTGGTTGTTTATCTATCCAGAGCTAGGTGTTGCTTCGGTGAATGAGCTGGCGTTTCCGACCGATGTACCGGTGGAATTTAAGATAACCTCCGACACCACCATGAACTCGTTCTTCATTCCGCAACTCGGTGGCCAAATTTACTCCATGGCCGGTATGGAAACCAAGCTGCACCTGATTGCCAATGAAGCAGGCACCTACGACGGCTACTCTGCTAACTACAGCGGCGAAGGCTTTAGCGGCATGCAGTTTAAAGCCATAGCCACGCCCGATGAGGCCGGTTTTGATGCTTGGGTTAATAAGCTCAAACAGTCATCCGACACCTTAAGCCCTGCCACTTATGCGCAGTTGGCGAAGCCGAGTGAAAATAATCCGGTGCAATATTACGGCCAGGTTAGCTCAGGTATGTTCCACCACATCTTGCATCAGTTTATGCCGAGCATGCACGACGGCGAAAAAGCCGTGGCTGGCGAGCAGGGCGCGCATGCCTCGCACGCAATGCACGATATGAGCGATGAGATGACCATGGAGACTGAAAAATAA
- the cyoB gene encoding cytochrome o ubiquinol oxidase subunit I, producing the protein MLGKLTLDAVPYHEPIIMITLSVVAVAAMVIAFLITRYKKWTVLWRDWITSVDHKRLGIMYIILAFVMLVRGFADALMMRAQLALSTNGADGYLPPEHYDQIFTAHGVIMIIFMAMPFMIGLMNIVVPLQIGARDVAFPFLNNLSFWLAVSGAILVNISLGLGEFAKTGWVAYPPLSEMDFSPGVGVDYYLWALQISGIGTLLTGVNFLVTVFKMRTPGMKLMQMPIFTWTCTWANILIVASFPILTAVLGMLTLDRYLDFHFFTNEGGGNAMMYINLFWAWGHPEVYILVLPAFGIFSEIISTFTGKRLFGYTSMVYASGAISILGFVVWLHHFFTMGSSANVNAFFGVMTMIIAVPTGVKLFNWLFTIYRGRLRMTVPVLWTLGFMTTFTIGGMTGVLLALPGADFVLHNSLFLIAHFHNTIIGGAVFGYLAGFAFWFPKAMGFHLDEKLGKISFWCWQIGFYVAFMPLYVLGFLGMTRRINHTDNPAWNFWLYLAAVGAVFILVGIAVQFYQLYKAFRDRELNPDLTGDPWNGHTLEWSTSSPPQFYNFAELPMVEDIDAFTDMKEKGTAYQAQAHYQPIHMPKNTSTGVLIAAAITAAGFGAIWHIWWLVIASLVASFVIFLCRAYDNDTDYYVQPDEVNAIESAHIRSQIKEA; encoded by the coding sequence TTGCTAGGAAAACTCACATTAGACGCCGTGCCGTATCATGAGCCCATTATCATGATTACGCTGAGCGTGGTGGCCGTGGCCGCCATGGTGATTGCCTTTTTAATCACCCGTTATAAAAAGTGGACCGTATTGTGGCGCGACTGGATCACTTCGGTGGACCATAAGCGTTTAGGTATTATGTATATCATTCTGGCGTTCGTGATGTTGGTGCGCGGCTTTGCCGATGCCCTTATGATGCGGGCTCAATTAGCGCTATCGACCAATGGTGCCGATGGCTACTTGCCGCCCGAGCATTACGACCAAATCTTCACCGCCCACGGTGTCATCATGATCATCTTTATGGCCATGCCATTTATGATTGGTTTGATGAACATAGTGGTGCCGTTGCAGATTGGTGCGCGCGATGTAGCCTTTCCGTTCTTGAACAACCTCAGCTTCTGGCTGGCGGTGTCGGGTGCGATATTGGTGAATATTTCACTGGGCTTGGGCGAATTCGCCAAAACCGGTTGGGTGGCGTATCCGCCGCTGTCCGAGATGGACTTTAGTCCGGGTGTGGGGGTGGATTATTACCTCTGGGCCTTGCAGATTTCCGGTATTGGTACCTTGCTGACCGGTGTGAACTTCTTGGTTACTGTATTCAAGATGCGCACGCCTGGCATGAAGCTGATGCAAATGCCGATTTTCACTTGGACCTGTACTTGGGCCAATATCCTGATAGTAGCGTCTTTCCCTATCTTGACCGCCGTGCTGGGTATGTTGACGTTAGACCGTTATTTGGACTTCCACTTCTTCACCAATGAAGGCGGTGGTAATGCCATGATGTACATCAACCTGTTCTGGGCTTGGGGTCATCCCGAGGTGTATATCTTAGTGCTGCCCGCATTCGGTATTTTCTCAGAAATCATCTCTACCTTTACCGGTAAGCGTTTGTTTGGTTATACCTCCATGGTTTATGCCAGCGGCGCCATTTCTATTTTGGGCTTTGTGGTGTGGCTGCATCACTTCTTTACCATGGGCTCCAGCGCCAACGTTAATGCCTTCTTTGGCGTGATGACCATGATTATCGCGGTGCCCACCGGGGTTAAGCTGTTTAACTGGTTGTTCACTATTTATCGTGGCCGGTTGCGCATGACGGTGCCTGTGTTGTGGACCTTGGGCTTTATGACCACCTTTACTATTGGTGGTATGACAGGCGTATTGCTGGCCTTGCCCGGTGCCGACTTTGTGCTGCACAACAGTCTGTTTTTGATTGCTCATTTTCATAACACCATTATTGGTGGCGCCGTGTTCGGTTACCTGGCCGGTTTTGCCTTCTGGTTCCCGAAAGCCATGGGTTTCCACCTGGATGAAAAGCTGGGCAAAATTTCCTTCTGGTGCTGGCAGATTGGTTTCTACGTGGCCTTTATGCCGCTGTACGTGTTGGGCTTCTTAGGCATGACCCGCCGTATCAATCACACCGACAATCCAGCTTGGAACTTCTGGCTGTATCTGGCCGCCGTGGGTGCCGTGTTTATTCTGGTGGGTATAGCAGTGCAGTTCTATCAGCTGTACAAAGCCTTCCGCGATCGCGAGCTGAACCCTGACTTGACCGGTGATCCTTGGAATGGTCATACCCTGGAATGGTCTACCTCTTCACCACCGCAGTTTTATAACTTTGCCGAGCTGCCAATGGTGGAAGACATAGACGCCTTCACCGACATGAAAGAAAAGGGCACCGCCTATCAGGCACAAGCTCACTATCAACCGATTCATATGCCGAAAAATACCAGTACAGGTGTGCTGATTGCCGCAGCGATAACTGCCGCGGGCTTTGGCGCTATTTGGCATATTTGGTGGTTAGTGATTGCGAGTTTGGTGGCCAGTTTCGTGATTTTCTTGTGCCGCGCCTATGACAATGACACCGACTATTACGTACAGCCCGATGAGGTTAACGCCATCGAGTCTGCGCATATACGTAGCCAAATCAAGGAGGCCTGA
- a CDS encoding LysR substrate-binding domain-containing protein — protein sequence MNLNITLDPILLRSFIAVADTGSFTRAAESTHLTQSTVSQQVRKLEAQFGCELLHRKGRYITPTLEGERVLSYARRILQMMNEAVAQTSVSAEQQKIRLGVPEDFATHAIMPTLAAFSNEYPGIRLEVKSGLCSDIWREFQRGDMDLALVKQRQGSVPGLVSWPEPLCWIDSLHSNNLDSQPIPLVTFPIGGLYRSEMAHTFDRLGRSWRLAYVSTSLSGVCCAVEAGFGISLLPRRLVTAEHRILSEQDGLPQVPDLELTLHAQDKLSAHSKILAEQLISACNEICRQ from the coding sequence ATGAATTTAAATATCACCTTAGATCCCATCTTATTGCGCAGCTTTATTGCCGTGGCCGATACCGGCAGCTTTACCCGTGCCGCCGAGAGCACGCACCTCACCCAATCGACGGTGAGCCAACAAGTACGCAAGTTAGAAGCCCAATTTGGCTGTGAGCTATTACACCGTAAAGGTCGCTACATTACGCCCACCCTTGAAGGCGAGCGCGTGCTCAGCTATGCACGACGCATCTTGCAGATGATGAACGAAGCCGTGGCCCAAACCAGCGTGAGCGCCGAGCAACAAAAAATTCGCTTGGGCGTACCCGAAGACTTTGCCACCCACGCCATTATGCCCACCCTCGCCGCCTTTTCTAATGAATATCCCGGCATTCGGCTAGAAGTAAAAAGCGGCTTGTGCAGCGATATTTGGCGGGAATTTCAGCGCGGTGATATGGACTTAGCATTAGTGAAACAGCGCCAAGGCAGCGTGCCTGGCTTAGTGAGTTGGCCCGAGCCCTTGTGCTGGATTGACAGCCTGCACAGCAATAACCTCGACAGCCAGCCCATTCCGCTGGTGACTTTCCCCATCGGCGGTTTATATCGTAGTGAAATGGCGCACACCTTCGACCGACTGGGTCGCAGCTGGCGACTGGCGTATGTGAGCACCAGTTTGTCTGGCGTGTGCTGTGCAGTAGAAGCCGGCTTTGGTATCTCATTACTACCGCGACGTTTAGTCACGGCTGAACATCGTATTTTAAGCGAGCAAGACGGCCTGCCGCAGGTTCCAGATTTAGAGCTAACGTTGCATGCCCAAGACAAACTCTCCGCCCACAGCAAAATTCTCGCCGAGCAATTAATCAGCGCCTGCAATGAGATTTGTCGGCAGTAA
- the cyoE gene encoding heme o synthase, which translates to MIRPYLKVTYLKVTKPGIIMGNLISVAGGFFLAARGQIDWSLMWATVLGLSLVVASGCAINNCIDRDIDAHMQRTRNRVTVTGELSGRAAFIYGVVLGVIGFAVLAIFTNTVALSFGVLGYVVYVGVYSLYMKRKSVYGTLVGSLSGAVPPVVGYCAVTGQFDAGAAILLLMFSLWQMPHSYAIAIFRYNDYAAANIPVLPVAESIAKAKRQIVLYIAVFCLVTTLLPLSGYTGLTFMAVSCATSLWWLVMAFNGFYRGAEEKGWARRVFVLSIITITAISVTMALDFKALPDALLVLNG; encoded by the coding sequence ATGATCCGACCTTATCTCAAGGTCACTTATCTCAAAGTGACTAAGCCAGGCATCATCATGGGTAACCTAATATCTGTAGCGGGGGGCTTTTTTCTGGCTGCCCGTGGCCAGATTGACTGGTCCTTGATGTGGGCCACCGTGCTGGGTTTATCGCTGGTGGTCGCCTCTGGCTGCGCCATTAATAACTGCATTGATCGTGATATAGACGCGCATATGCAGCGTACTCGCAATCGAGTAACGGTGACCGGCGAATTGTCGGGCCGTGCCGCCTTTATTTACGGCGTTGTGTTGGGCGTAATCGGTTTTGCCGTGTTGGCTATTTTCACTAACACGGTGGCGCTGAGCTTTGGCGTGTTGGGTTATGTGGTGTATGTGGGCGTATACAGCCTCTATATGAAGCGCAAATCCGTGTATGGCACGCTGGTTGGCAGTTTATCGGGTGCGGTGCCGCCAGTAGTGGGTTATTGCGCGGTGACCGGCCAGTTTGATGCGGGTGCCGCCATCTTGTTGCTGATGTTTAGCCTGTGGCAGATGCCGCACTCGTATGCCATCGCTATTTTTCGCTACAACGATTATGCGGCGGCCAATATTCCGGTGCTGCCGGTGGCGGAAAGTATTGCCAAGGCCAAGCGCCAAATCGTGCTTTATATCGCGGTGTTTTGTTTGGTGACCACCTTATTGCCGCTCAGTGGTTATACGGGGCTGACTTTTATGGCGGTGTCTTGCGCCACCAGTTTGTGGTGGTTGGTGATGGCCTTTAACGGCTTTTATCGCGGTGCGGAAGAGAAAGGCTGGGCACGCCGAGTGTTTGTGTTGTCCATTATCACCATTACCGCTATTAGCGTGACCATGGCGTTGGATTTTAAGGCGCTGCCCGATGCTTTGCTGGTGTTGAACGGCTAA
- the cyoC gene encoding cytochrome o ubiquinol oxidase subunit III — translation MQAVAIDHTQVQQHEHSHEHEHHDTSGNTLFGFWLYLMTDCLLFASVFATYAVLYMNTNGGPSGKDLFDLNFVLVETGVLLVSSITYGFAMLAGHNHKRGLTLLWLLVTFALGATFIGMEVYEFQYLIAEGAGPSRSAFLSAFFTLVGMHGLHVTAGLVWMAILMIELIAKGTTPRTLTRLSCLSMFWHFLDVVWICVFTVVYLLGAMA, via the coding sequence ATGCAAGCCGTAGCGATTGATCACACCCAAGTGCAGCAACATGAGCACTCACATGAACATGAGCATCACGACACCAGCGGCAATACGTTGTTTGGGTTTTGGCTCTATTTAATGACCGACTGTTTGTTGTTTGCTTCGGTGTTTGCCACCTATGCGGTGTTGTATATGAACACCAATGGCGGCCCGTCTGGCAAAGACTTGTTCGACTTAAACTTCGTGCTGGTGGAAACCGGTGTCTTGTTGGTCAGCAGTATTACCTACGGCTTTGCCATGTTGGCCGGTCATAACCATAAGCGCGGCTTAACGCTGTTGTGGTTATTGGTGACCTTCGCGCTGGGCGCCACCTTTATCGGCATGGAGGTGTATGAGTTTCAATACCTGATCGCCGAAGGTGCGGGCCCAAGCCGCAGCGCCTTTTTGAGTGCTTTCTTCACCTTGGTCGGTATGCACGGTTTGCACGTGACCGCCGGTTTGGTGTGGATGGCCATCTTGATGATAGAGCTGATTGCTAAAGGCACTACGCCTCGCACCTTGACGCGTTTAAGCTGCCTGAGCATGTTCTGGCACTTTCTTGATGTGGTGTGGATTTGTGTATTTACCGTGGTCTATTTATTAGGAGCTATGGCATGA
- a CDS encoding VOC family protein, producing the protein MKTNAVVWFEIYVADMARARKFYEAVLGVTLEPADKMAEDWPEMWMFPGEDDASGACGALVQMNGMSPGGGGTLVYFSCDDCAEQAHRVVASGGQLARDKFAIGPYGFIALAVDSEGNMIGLHSMQ; encoded by the coding sequence ATGAAAACGAATGCAGTAGTTTGGTTTGAAATTTATGTGGCCGACATGGCGCGGGCGCGTAAATTCTACGAGGCGGTGCTGGGCGTGACACTGGAACCAGCAGACAAAATGGCAGAAGACTGGCCAGAAATGTGGATGTTTCCGGGCGAAGATGATGCCAGTGGCGCCTGCGGGGCTCTGGTGCAGATGAATGGCATGTCACCCGGCGGTGGCGGTACTTTGGTGTACTTTAGCTGTGATGACTGCGCGGAACAGGCCCATCGGGTGGTCGCCAGCGGCGGACAGCTGGCACGCGACAAGTTCGCCATCGGCCCCTACGGATTTATCGCCCTTGCCGTGGATAGTGAAGGCAACATGATAGGCCTGCACTCTATGCAGTAG